One part of the Nostoc sp. PCC 7120 = FACHB-418 genome encodes these proteins:
- a CDS encoding SRPBCC family protein, with protein MTLTSGDKQGNTPGQASDTERWASLIGGGALVLLGLRQASLRGVLTALAGGGLIYQGATKQSTIQQAQEAIGINKPIKVEKTVTINKPADELYRYWHNFENLPTFMKHLKSVKVYNEKRSHWIANAPLGNSVEWDADILEDRENEFISWASAEGADVENSGFVRFQKAPGDVPGQAASRLRGTEVKVVLEYNLPGGALAAVVAKLFGEEPEQQIGDELRRFKMLMEAGEIATTEGQPSGRK; from the coding sequence GTGACTTTGACATCAGGAGATAAACAGGGAAATACTCCAGGCCAAGCTAGTGATACAGAGCGTTGGGCTTCTCTCATTGGCGGTGGGGCGTTAGTGTTGCTGGGTTTAAGACAAGCCTCGTTGCGGGGAGTGCTGACGGCTTTAGCTGGTGGCGGTTTAATCTATCAAGGTGCGACGAAACAAAGCACAATTCAGCAAGCGCAAGAAGCGATAGGGATAAATAAACCCATCAAAGTTGAAAAGACGGTAACAATCAATAAGCCAGCAGATGAGCTATACCGTTATTGGCACAACTTTGAGAATTTGCCCACATTCATGAAGCATCTCAAGTCTGTGAAGGTGTACAACGAAAAACGTTCTCATTGGATAGCCAATGCACCTTTAGGTAACAGTGTGGAATGGGATGCAGACATTCTAGAAGACCGAGAAAATGAGTTTATTTCTTGGGCCTCTGCGGAAGGCGCAGACGTGGAAAACTCCGGTTTTGTGCGTTTCCAAAAAGCCCCAGGCGATGTCCCAGGACAAGCCGCTTCGCGTCTACGCGGTACTGAAGTGAAAGTGGTATTAGAATACAATCTCCCTGGAGGCGCTTTAGCTGCTGTCGTCGCCAAACTTTTCGGCGAGGAACCAGAACAGCAAATTGGCGACGAACTACGCCGTTTCAAAATGCTCATGGAGGCCGGAGAAATCGCCACCACCGAGGGACAACCATCGGGAAGAAAATAG
- a CDS encoding zinc-dependent alcohol dehydrogenase, which yields MKAVCWYGANEVRVETVPDPKILNPRDAIIKITSTAICGSDLHIYGGYIPTVQQGDIIGHEFMGEVVEVGSRVDNLKIGDRVVVPSTIGCGRCHYCEHDMWSLCDNSNPNGWLEEKLYGNITSAIYGYSHLLGGYAGAQAEYIRVPFADVGVVKVPPDLPDEMLLFISDAIPTGYMGAEMCDIQPGDTVAVWGCGAVGQFAMISAYMMGAEKVIAIDRFPERLEMAKKYAKAEVINYEEVNAGEALKEMTGGRGPDACIDAVGLEAHGVGLEDFYDQTKQKLKLESDRPHVLREMMVACRKGGTLSIMGVYGGFVDKIPFGAAFNKGLTFRMGQMHGQKYMNLLLQLILDGKLDPSFVVSHQLPLEQAPLGYHIFQQKKDNCIKVVLKP from the coding sequence ATGAAAGCAGTCTGCTGGTATGGTGCTAACGAGGTACGGGTAGAGACTGTACCAGACCCGAAAATCCTCAATCCGCGTGATGCGATTATTAAAATTACTTCCACCGCAATTTGTGGTTCTGATTTACATATTTATGGCGGCTATATCCCGACAGTGCAGCAGGGTGACATTATTGGTCACGAGTTTATGGGGGAAGTCGTTGAGGTGGGGAGCAGAGTTGATAATTTAAAAATAGGCGATCGCGTTGTTGTTCCTTCTACAATTGGTTGTGGTAGATGCCACTATTGTGAGCATGATATGTGGTCGCTGTGCGATAACTCTAATCCCAATGGTTGGTTAGAAGAAAAACTCTACGGTAATATCACCTCAGCCATTTACGGTTATTCTCATCTCTTGGGTGGTTACGCCGGCGCACAAGCTGAATATATCCGCGTCCCCTTCGCCGATGTCGGTGTGGTAAAAGTCCCGCCAGATTTACCAGACGAAATGCTGTTATTTATCTCTGATGCTATCCCCACAGGTTATATGGGTGCAGAGATGTGTGACATTCAACCAGGTGATACTGTCGCTGTTTGGGGTTGCGGTGCTGTTGGTCAATTTGCCATGATTAGCGCCTATATGATGGGTGCAGAAAAAGTCATCGCTATAGATCGCTTTCCCGAACGTCTAGAGATGGCGAAAAAATATGCTAAAGCCGAAGTCATCAATTACGAAGAAGTCAATGCAGGTGAGGCTTTAAAAGAAATGACCGGCGGACGAGGCCCTGATGCTTGTATTGATGCGGTCGGGTTAGAAGCGCATGGCGTTGGTTTAGAAGACTTTTACGACCAAACAAAGCAAAAGCTGAAGCTAGAAAGCGATCGCCCCCATGTATTGCGGGAAATGATGGTTGCTTGTCGTAAAGGCGGGACTCTCTCAATCATGGGTGTCTACGGTGGGTTTGTAGACAAAATACCTTTTGGTGCTGCTTTTAATAAGGGTCTAACCTTCAGGATGGGACAAATGCACGGACAGAAATATATGAATTTGTTATTACAACTCATCCTAGATGGCAAACTCGACCCGTCTTTTGTAGTTAGTCATCAATTACCTCTAGAACAAGCCCCTCTCGGTTATCACATTTTCCAGCAAAAAAAAGATAACTGCATCAAAGTTGTACTCAAACCGTAA
- a CDS encoding zinc-dependent alcohol dehydrogenase, which produces MKAVCWHGTNDVRVETVPDPKILNPRDAIIKITSTAICGSDLHIYNGYIPTMQSGDILGHEFMGEVVELGSAVKNVKVGDRVVVPFTISCGSCFFCQRDLWSLCDNSNPNAWLVELQMGHSPAGLFGYSHLFGGYAGGQAEYARVPFADVGLLKIPDNLPDEQVLFLTDIFPTGYMAAENCNIKPGDIVAVWGCGPVGQFAIKSAYMLGAERVIAFDRIPERLQMAKEQCNAEVLNYEEVNIGEALKEMTGGRGPDACIDAVGMEAHGTDLMAFYDQVKQAVRLETDRPTALRQVIVSAAKGGHVSLAGVYGGFLDKIPMGSAMNKGLTFKMGQTHVHKYLKPLLERIQNGEIDPSFVITHTIPLEQAPHGYEIFKHKKDNCIKVVLKP; this is translated from the coding sequence ATGAAAGCAGTTTGCTGGCACGGGACAAATGATGTCAGGGTAGAAACTGTACCCGATCCAAAAATTCTTAACCCGCGCGACGCAATTATTAAAATTACTTCTACAGCTATTTGTGGGTCTGATTTACATATATATAATGGCTATATTCCCACAATGCAAAGTGGCGATATCCTTGGTCATGAATTCATGGGGGAAGTTGTCGAGTTAGGTAGTGCTGTAAAAAATGTGAAAGTAGGCGATCGCGTCGTTGTTCCTTTTACCATTTCCTGCGGTTCTTGCTTCTTCTGTCAACGGGATTTATGGTCTTTGTGCGATAACTCCAACCCCAACGCCTGGCTGGTAGAACTGCAAATGGGTCATTCTCCAGCAGGTCTATTTGGCTACTCTCACCTATTTGGTGGCTATGCTGGGGGTCAAGCAGAATACGCCCGTGTACCTTTTGCAGATGTCGGCTTGCTTAAAATTCCTGATAATCTACCAGATGAACAGGTATTATTTTTAACTGATATTTTTCCCACTGGCTACATGGCGGCGGAGAACTGTAATATCAAACCCGGCGATATTGTGGCTGTGTGGGGTTGTGGCCCCGTTGGACAATTTGCTATCAAAAGTGCATATATGTTGGGTGCGGAAAGAGTTATCGCCTTTGACCGCATCCCCGAACGCCTACAAATGGCTAAAGAACAATGTAATGCCGAAGTCCTCAATTACGAAGAGGTAAATATCGGGGAAGCACTCAAAGAGATGACTGGTGGACGCGGCCCTGATGCTTGTATTGATGCGGTAGGCATGGAAGCCCACGGTACAGACTTAATGGCTTTCTACGACCAAGTCAAGCAAGCTGTAAGACTAGAAACAGACAGACCAACAGCATTACGACAAGTGATTGTGTCTGCGGCTAAAGGTGGTCATGTTTCTCTGGCGGGTGTATATGGCGGTTTCCTGGACAAAATCCCGATGGGTTCAGCGATGAATAAGGGTTTAACCTTCAAGATGGGACAAACCCATGTCCATAAATACTTAAAACCCTTACTAGAACGTATTCAAAACGGTGAAATTGACCCCTCATTTGTCATCACCCACACCATCCCGCTAGAACAAGCACCCCACGGCTACGAAATTTTTAAACACAAAAAAGATAACTGCATCAAAGTTGTACTCAAACCCTAA
- a CDS encoding cupin domain-containing protein, translated as MSDTSVKKIDSHHSPKGKLGQKYLASGKSISMRLWEDEQPGDDKQPTSREYETVGYVINGRAELHIEGQMILLEPGSSWTVPKGASHTYKILEPFTAVEATSPPAQVHGRDEN; from the coding sequence ATGAGCGACACTAGCGTCAAAAAAATAGACTCTCACCATTCCCCCAAAGGTAAACTCGGTCAGAAATATTTAGCATCTGGCAAATCTATCTCTATGCGTCTTTGGGAAGACGAACAACCAGGAGATGATAAACAACCAACTAGCCGCGAATACGAAACCGTCGGTTATGTAATTAATGGTCGCGCCGAACTGCACATTGAAGGGCAAATGATCTTACTAGAACCAGGAAGTTCTTGGACTGTACCCAAAGGTGCAAGCCACACCTACAAAATTCTAGAACCTTTTACTGCTGTGGAAGCAACTAGCCCGCCTGCACAAGTTCATGGCCGAGATGAGAATTGA